The following proteins are encoded in a genomic region of Mycolicibacterium confluentis:
- the rplQ gene encoding 50S ribosomal protein L17 gives MPKPTKGPRLGGSSSHQKALLANLATSLFEHGRIKTTEPKARALRPYAEKLITHAKKGDLHNRREVLKKIRDKDVVHTLFAEIGPFYADRNGGYTRIIKVENRKGDNAPMAVIELVREKTVTSEADRARRAAASQAKVEEKAEEATEAPAEEATEVAAEEAPEAAAEEAKADDDK, from the coding sequence ATGCCCAAGCCCACTAAGGGTCCTCGCCTCGGCGGGTCGTCCTCGCACCAGAAGGCCCTTCTGGCCAACCTGGCCACCTCGCTCTTCGAGCATGGCCGGATCAAGACGACCGAGCCCAAGGCCCGCGCGTTGCGGCCGTACGCGGAGAAGCTGATCACCCACGCCAAGAAGGGCGATCTGCACAACCGCCGCGAGGTGCTCAAGAAGATCCGTGACAAGGATGTCGTGCACACCCTGTTCGCGGAGATCGGCCCCTTTTACGCAGACCGCAACGGCGGCTACACCCGCATCATCAAGGTCGAGAACCGCAAGGGCGACAACGCCCCCATGGCGGTCATCGAACTGGTGCGGGAGAAGACCGTGACCTCCGAGGCCGACCGCGCCCGTCGCGCCGCAGCTTCGCAGGCCAAGGTTGAGGAGAAGGCCGAAGAGGCCACCGAGGCTCCGGCCGAGGAGGCCACCGAGGTTGCCGCTGAGGAGGCCCCCGAGGCTGCTGCCGAGGAAGCCAAGGCTGACGACGACAAGTAG
- the truA gene encoding tRNA pseudouridine(38-40) synthase TruA — protein MNMPVTDSGGGHVRVDHRPVRLRLEIAYDGTDFAGWAAQTGQRTVAGVLDEALTTVFRVPVVVRAAGRTDTGVHATGQVAHVDVPDEALVHAYSRTPRPGEPEFLALVRRLGRFLPTDVRVRDVRRAPAGFDARFSALRRHYVYRLSTAPYGVDPQEARFVTPWPRPLDLEAMNAASSELMGLRDFAAFCRHRPGATTIRELQRLEWERTGTQVRAYVTADAFCWNMVRSLVGALLAVGEGRRDPDWIGGLLGATARSSEFPAAPARGLTLVGVDYPPDDQLTARNVVTRDVRSADDL, from the coding sequence ATGAACATGCCCGTCACCGATTCCGGTGGCGGGCATGTTCGCGTAGATCACCGCCCGGTGAGGTTGCGGCTTGAGATCGCCTACGACGGCACGGATTTCGCCGGGTGGGCGGCCCAGACCGGACAGCGCACCGTGGCGGGTGTACTCGATGAGGCGCTGACGACGGTGTTCCGCGTGCCGGTGGTGGTGCGGGCCGCGGGGCGTACCGACACCGGTGTGCACGCGACCGGTCAGGTCGCACACGTCGACGTGCCGGATGAGGCGCTCGTGCATGCCTACTCGCGCACGCCCCGTCCGGGCGAACCCGAGTTCCTCGCGCTGGTGCGGAGATTGGGCCGGTTCCTCCCCACCGATGTGCGGGTGCGCGACGTGCGGCGCGCGCCGGCGGGATTCGACGCCCGGTTCTCGGCGCTGCGCCGGCACTACGTCTATCGGCTGTCGACGGCGCCGTACGGGGTCGACCCGCAGGAGGCCAGGTTCGTCACGCCGTGGCCACGTCCGCTGGATCTCGAGGCGATGAACGCGGCGTCATCAGAACTCATGGGACTGCGTGATTTTGCCGCGTTCTGTCGACATCGACCGGGTGCGACCACCATTCGGGAACTGCAGCGACTGGAGTGGGAGCGTACGGGTACTCAGGTGCGTGCCTACGTCACCGCGGATGCGTTCTGCTGGAACATGGTCCGCTCCCTCGTGGGTGCGCTGCTCGCGGTGGGGGAGGGGCGGCGCGACCCGGACTGGATCGGCGGTCTGCTCGGCGCCACGGCGCGCTCGAGCGAATTCCCGGCCGCCCCGGCGCGCGGCCTGACCCTGGTGGGTGTGGACTATCCGCCGGACGATCAGTTGACCGCGCGCAACGTCGTCACGCGCGACGTGCGCAGCGCCGACGACCTGTAG
- a CDS encoding cutinase family protein, whose product MRLMRRTAVAALSALTLLTGTAAVSATVATATAEPCPDVEVVFARGTSEPAGVGRVGQALADQLQGQLGGRSVGTYGVNYPATYDFMAAADGANDATNRISVMAQQCPSTRIVLGGYSQGAAVVDMLVGVPPLGNRVGSVGSAPPLPASLRENVAAIAVFGNPSAKFGVPVTSGNLGGRSIDLCSDGDPICSDGRNPFAHTNYESGPMIGQAAGFVAQLV is encoded by the coding sequence ATGCGTCTGATGCGAAGGACCGCCGTCGCGGCGTTGTCGGCTCTGACACTTCTCACCGGGACTGCCGCGGTGTCGGCAACTGTCGCCACGGCCACGGCGGAACCGTGCCCCGACGTCGAAGTGGTCTTCGCGCGCGGCACCAGCGAGCCGGCCGGGGTCGGCCGGGTCGGGCAGGCACTCGCCGACCAACTGCAGGGTCAGCTCGGTGGCCGCAGCGTGGGCACCTACGGCGTCAACTACCCGGCGACCTACGACTTCATGGCGGCTGCCGACGGCGCCAACGACGCCACCAACCGCATCTCCGTGATGGCCCAGCAGTGCCCGTCGACGCGGATCGTGCTCGGCGGCTACTCGCAGGGCGCCGCAGTCGTCGACATGCTCGTCGGGGTCCCGCCGTTGGGCAACAGGGTCGGCTCGGTGGGCTCGGCTCCCCCGCTGCCCGCCAGCCTGCGGGAAAATGTGGCTGCCATCGCAGTGTTCGGCAACCCGTCGGCGAAGTTCGGAGTACCGGTGACGTCCGGCAACCTGGGCGGCCGTTCCATCGATCTGTGCAGCGACGGAGACCCGATCTGCTCCGACGGTCGCAACCCGTTCGCGCACACGAATTACGAGTCCGGACCCATGATCGGCCAGGCCGCGGGCTTCGTAGCCCAACTCGTTTAG
- a CDS encoding cutinase family protein: MSLFVTPLVIPHAAQVIPTASAACSDIEVVFARGRLEPRGAGQIGNAFANGLRSKTGRSVNLYSVNYPANSEVDIGANDMSRHIQGIANSCPDTRIVVGGYSLGAAVTDVVLAVPMPFFGFTNPLPANAEQRIAAVALFGNGIQWVGPIGNFNPVYRDRTIELCHGDDPICNPTDPENWEAYWPDHLAPAYINAGMVNQAVDFVVGRL, translated from the coding sequence ATGTCCCTCTTCGTCACACCCCTGGTGATTCCGCATGCCGCGCAGGTCATTCCAACCGCCTCCGCGGCGTGCTCCGACATCGAGGTGGTGTTCGCCCGCGGTCGGCTTGAACCGCGCGGCGCGGGGCAGATTGGAAACGCGTTCGCCAACGGTCTGCGCTCCAAAACCGGACGCAGCGTCAACCTCTATTCGGTGAACTATCCCGCCAACAGCGAGGTGGACATCGGCGCGAACGACATGAGCCGCCACATCCAGGGAATCGCGAACTCCTGCCCCGACACCCGCATCGTGGTCGGCGGGTACTCGCTGGGCGCCGCGGTCACCGACGTGGTCCTGGCCGTCCCGATGCCGTTCTTCGGTTTCACGAATCCGCTGCCCGCCAACGCGGAACAGCGCATCGCGGCAGTGGCACTCTTCGGCAACGGGATTCAGTGGGTCGGGCCGATCGGCAACTTCAACCCGGTCTATCGCGACCGGACCATCGAGTTGTGCCACGGTGACGATCCGATCTGCAACCCGACCGATCCCGAGAATTGGGAAGCCTATTGGCCGGACCACCTTGCCCCGGCGTACATCAACGCCGGAATGGTGAATCAGGCCGTCGACTTCGTCGTGGGCCGCCTGTAG
- a CDS encoding cutinase family protein, with protein MSASSLRRIVSLTGAALTLALAATVLPATPAPTAAAEGCPDIEVVFARGTDEPPGLGRVGQAFVDSLRGRVGGRSVGTYAVNYPASWDFLAAAGGANDASGHIQWMIANCPDTRLVLGGYSQGAAVIDVIAAVPVPGVGFTAPLPPNTPEHVAAIAVFGNPSTRLGLPLTTSPVWGSRSIDLCIAGDPVCSGGDDIPAHSNYGPAGLTSQAAAFVAGLL; from the coding sequence GTGTCCGCATCCAGCCTCCGCAGAATCGTCTCTCTGACTGGTGCCGCACTCACCCTGGCGCTCGCCGCCACCGTGTTGCCGGCCACTCCCGCCCCCACCGCAGCGGCCGAAGGCTGCCCCGACATCGAGGTCGTGTTCGCGCGAGGCACCGACGAACCCCCAGGCCTCGGCCGCGTCGGGCAGGCGTTCGTCGACTCGCTGCGCGGACGCGTCGGGGGCCGCAGCGTCGGAACCTACGCCGTCAACTACCCCGCCTCGTGGGACTTCCTCGCCGCCGCGGGTGGAGCCAACGACGCCAGCGGCCACATCCAGTGGATGATCGCGAACTGCCCCGACACCCGACTCGTACTGGGCGGGTACTCGCAGGGCGCCGCGGTGATCGACGTGATCGCGGCAGTCCCGGTGCCCGGGGTCGGCTTCACCGCGCCCCTGCCCCCGAACACCCCTGAGCACGTCGCGGCGATCGCGGTGTTCGGCAACCCGTCGACCAGACTGGGTCTGCCGCTCACGACCAGCCCGGTGTGGGGATCGCGCTCCATCGATCTGTGCATCGCCGGCGACCCGGTGTGCTCGGGCGGTGACGACATCCCCGCGCACAGCAACTATGGCCCCGCAGGCCTGACCAGCCAGGCCGCCGCATTCGTGGCCGGCCTGCTTTGA